The genomic segment AGACCAGCGAGCTGGTCACCACGTTATCTAGGAACGCGCGGTCGTGCGATACCAGCAGCAGGGTGCCGTCGTAGTTCATCAGCCGTTCCTCGAGCAGTTCGAGGGTCTCGACGTCCAGGTCGTTGGTCGGCTCGTCCATGATCAGCAGGTTGGCCGGCCGGGTGAACAGCTTGGCCAGCAATAGTCGATTGCGTTCGCCGCCGGACAGCACGTGGGTCGGGCTGCGAGCACGCTTGGGCGAAAACAGGAAATCGCCCAGATAGCTCATCACATGCCGATCCTGGCCGTTGATGGTGATCGATAACCGCCCCTGGGCGACGTTGTCGAGCACGCTGATGGAATCGTCGAGCGCGGCCCGGTGCTGATCGAAATGTGCGATGTCGAGGTTGGTGCCCAGCTTGATATGACCCGCATCCGGGGCGATCTGGCCCAGCAGCAGACGGATGAGCGTACTTTTGCCGCAGCCGTTGGGGCCGATGATGCCGACCTTGTCGCCACGCTGGATGATCGTCGACAGGTTGTTGACGATCGGCTTGTCGCCCCAGCGATAGGCCAGATTCTCGGCGACCAGCACGTGCTTGCCGGAGCGCGAGGCGTCCTGGGTGACGATATTGGCGGTGCCGCTACGCTCGCGGCGCTGGGCGCGTTCGGCACGCATGGCCTTGAGCGCGCGTACGCGGCCCTCGTTACGGGTACGTCGGGCCTTGATGCCCTGGCGGATCCATACCTCTTCCTGGGCCAGACGCTTGTCGAACAAAGCGTTGGTCTTCTCCTCGTCGGCCAGCATCTTCTCCTTGCCTTCGATGAAGCGTTCGTAGTTGCCGGGCCAGGACGTCAGCACGCCACGGTCCAGGTCGATGATGCGGGTGGCCAGATTGCGCAAGAAGGCGCGGTCATGGGTGATGAACAGCAGCGCACCCGGCCACGCCATGAGCATTTCCTCGAGCTGGGCGATGGCTGCAATATCCAGGTGGTTGGTCGGTTCGTCGAGCAGCAGCAGGTCCGGATCCTGGACCAGCGCCCGCGCCAGCAGCACGCGACGTTTCTGACCGCCCGACAGATCCTCGAACCGCCAGTCCGCGTCCAGATTCAGGCGCGACAGGGTCGATTCGACCTGAGGCGCGAGCGTCCAGCCGTCGGCTGCCTCGACGGCGGCCTGGGCCTTTGAAAACGCGTCCATGACGTCTTCGCCCGCCGACAATCGCGCGGCCAGTTCGTGAAAACGCGCCAGCGCAGCGCCTACGTCGCCCAGACCGCCGGCGACCACATCGAAGACCGCGCCGGCGGTCCCTGCCGGGACTTCCTGTTCCAGACGTGCCACGCGGACATCGGGTTTTTGTTCGCGCAGAACCTCGTCGGGCTCTATTTCGCTGGCAAGGATCCGCATGAGGGTCGATTTGCCGGTGCCGTTGCGGCCCACCAGCGCAACGCGTTCGCCGCGGTCGATGGCCAGTTCGGCGCCGTCGAGCAGCGGGTGGGTGCCATAGGCGAGTTTGAGATTACGCAGTTGAATGAGCATGGCGCCTGGGCATGGGAGTGGACGGATTCAGCGCAGGCATTGTACGCGCCGGCCGGGCCGGCGCGTGGACGATCGCACAGGCCGTCTGCCTGAGCGCCGGGTGGCCGGCCTGGCCGTGCCTGGGCCGAGCCGCGAATCACCGGCCTGGCTCTTCCCGGGCGGTGAAGGGGTAGGGCCGAACGGCGCGATCAGGGCATCGTGTCGTGCGCAACGACAGCGTTATCGCTCGGTCAGGCGCCCCGCGGCGTGACAGTCTGCCCGCGGGCCACGCACACGACGGGTCAGCGAGCGGCCATCGGCTCGGCGTCGCGTGAAACCGCTACAGGCCCTAGAATGCGCGGGATATGACCGATCCCACGACCTGGTTCGCCGCGCTGTCACCGTCGAGCCGTCTGTTGTTATCCGGTGTTGCCGCCGGGCTGGCCGGCCTGGGGCTGGGCGCGTTGATCGTTGGTCTGTGGGCGCGATCGACGCGGACCGGGCTGTTCGAACGGCTGTTCGCCGCTCGCCAGGCCCACGAATCCGCTGTGGCCGAGGCCCGCGAACTGCAGACGGCGCTTGCCGATGCGCGTGCCGACAAGGCGCGTCTGGAAACGCGTCTGGAATCGGAGCGTCGCCACGCCGAGGGCCGGCTGGCCGACCTGCGCGAGGCGCGCGAGGCGCTGACTCATCAATTCAAGACGCTCTCGCAGGAGATTCTGGAGGAGAAGAGTCAGCGCTTCACCGAACACAGCCGGGCCAGCCTCGAGCCATTGCTGACGCCGCTGCGCGAGCATATCGGGCGCTTCGAGAAGCAGGTGCGTGAAGCCTATGACGCCGAGAACCGGCAGCGTTCGGCGCTGGCCGAGCAGGTCCGTCAGCTCGAGGCGTCCAACCGGGCGATCGCAGAGGATGCCACCCAGCTGACCCACGCACTCAAGGGCGAGTCCAAGACCCAGGGCAACTGGGGCGAAATGATTCTCGAGACCGTGCTCGAGCGCTCGGGCCTTGTTCAAGGCGTGCAATACGTAACCCAGTTCGCAGCCACCGACGACAGCGGCCGGCGCCAGCTGCCCGACGCGGTGGTGCACCTGCCTGGCGAGCGCGATCTGGTGATCGATGCCAAGGTGTCGCTGACCGATTATCTGCGTGTTCACGAGGCCGGTGACCCGGCTGGCCGGCAGGCGGCACTCACCGCCCATATCGCCTCGGTCAGGCGTCATCTCAAACAGTTGTCGGCCAAGCGCTATCAGGGCATCGAATCGATCCGCTCGCTGGACTACGTGTTCATGTTCGTGCCCTCCGAAGCCGCCTATGTCGAGGCGATGCGCGCCGATGCAGACCTCCAGCGCGAAGCGCTGGCATTGAATATCGCACTGGTCTCGCCGGCGACACTGATGCCCATGTTGCGCACGGTCGAGAATCTGTGGCGGCTGGACCGCCAGGAAAAGAATGCCGAGAAGATTGCCGAGCGGGCCGGCCTGCTACACGACAAGTTCGTCGGTTTTCTGGCCGATCTGGACAAGGTCTCGCGCGGCCTGGATACCGTGACCCGTTCGTTCGGCGAGGCCCGCGGCAAGCTCGTCGACGGCCGCGGCAATCTCGTGCGACAGGCCGAGATGCTGCGCGAGATGGGCGCCAATACCGCCAAAACGATGCCCGATGACTGGCACGAGCGTGCCGCATTGGGCGAAGAGCGTTCGATGGCGCCAGGGCAGCCGGCCGGCCCGCGTGAGCCGGGCGCTGAGTCAAGCCGCCGCCCGTCATCCGCGCCGCCCTACAGCGAGAGTCGTTCATGAGCATATCCGTGACCCAACGTCTGGCCGCCCTGCGCGAATCGATCCCGCCGGTCTCGGTGGCCGAAGCCGCCCGACGGGTCGAGGCCGGAGCCTGGCTGATCGATATCCGCGAGGCCGACGAGATCGCCCAGGGCACCCCGACCGCCGCCCGGGCGCTCGGGCGGGGTTTTCTTGAGATGCGCCTGGAAAGCGAGGGCGTGGCGGCCGACGATACCTTGTTGTTGTTGTGTGCTTCAGGCTCGCGTTCGTTGCTGGCTGCCGAGCAGTTGCGCGGGCTGGGCTATACCGATGTGCACTCGGTCGACGGCGGCTTCGACGCCTGGAAGGACGCCGGACTGGCGTTCGTGACGCCCACCCTGCTCGATGGCGCCGATCGCGCCCGCTATGCGCGCCAGCTCACGCTGCCCGAGGTCGGCGAGGCCGGCCAGACGAAGCTGCGCGATGCCCGCGTGCTGATTGTCGGCGCCGGCGGGCTGGGCAGCCCGGCCGCGCTCTATCTGGCCGCGGCGGGCGTGGGACATCTGGCGATCGTCGATCACGACGTCGTCGACCGTTCCAATCTGCACCGCCAGATCCTGCACCGCGATGCCAGCGTGGGCCAGCCCAAGGTTCGCTCGGCGCTGGCCACCCTGACGGCGCTCAATCCGAGCATCGAGGTCGAGCCGATCCAGGCGCGCGTGGGCAGCGACAACGCCGCCGAGCTGGTGGCCGGTCACGATCTGGTCGTCGACGGCTCGGATAACTTCGCAGCCCGCTATGCGATCAACGATGCCTGCGTGGCCGCGCGCATCGCCCTGGTCTATGGGGCGGTCGAACGTTTTGCTGGCCAGGTCGGGGTGTTCCCGGCCGGCGGGCGGCCTTGCTATCGCTGTCTGTTCGCCAGCGCACCCCCGGCCGGGAGCGCGCCGACCTGTGCCGAGGCCGGCGTACTCGGCGTGGTCCCGGGCTTGGTGGGCACTCTGCAGGCGCTGGAGGCGATCAAGCAGATCATCGGTATGCCACAGACGCTCAGCGCGCGCGTGCTCACGCTGGACGTACGCAGCCAGCGCTGGCGCAGTCTCGAAGTGCCGGCCGATCCGTGTTGCGCCAGTTGTGGCGAGCGTGCGTGAGACGTTGGTCGGATGGTGGTCAAACCTTGACCATTGCTAGCATCAGGCGGATTTGACAAGCGATTGCCCGGGGACGCCATGCCAGCCTTTTTTCTGATCGTCATCGCTCTGGTGGCCTTCTATCTCGGTTACAAGTTCTATTCGCGCTATCTGGCCGAGAAGGTCTATGCGCTGGACCCGAACTTCGTCACGCCCGCCCACGAGTTGCGCGACGGCGTGGATTTCGTGCCCACCCACAAACACGTGCTGCTCGGTCACCACTTCACGTCGGTGGCGGGGGCGGCTCCCATCGTGGGCCCGGCGATCGCGGTCTACTGGGGCTGGCTGCCGGCGCTGACCTGGGTGGTGCTGGGCACCATCTTCGCGGCCGGCGTGCACGATTTCGGCTCGATCGTGGTGTCTGCCCGCAACCGTGGCCAGAACATCGGCACCCTGTCGGGCAAGGTCATCAGCGCTCGGGCAAGCACACTGTTCCTGCTGATCATCTTCTTCCTGCTGACGCTGGTGAACGCCGTGTTCGGCGTGGTCATGGCGATCCTGTTCATGAAAAACCCCGGGGCGGTGATCCCCGCGCTGATCGTCATCCCGATCGCGATCTTCATCGGTCAATGGGCCTATCGACTGGGCCGATCGATCATCATTCCCTCGATCGTGGGCCTGCTGATCCTGTATGTCGCGATCCCGGTGGGCCAGGCCTACCCGATTTATGTCGACGGCCTGGCCGAGGCTGTAGGGCTGTCGGTCCGCACGACCTGGATCATCCTGATCTTCGCCTATACGTGGATCGCCTCGCGCCTGCCGGTGTGGGTGCTGCTGCAGCCGCGTGACTACATCAATGGTCAGCAGCTGCTGGTGGCCCTGGTAGTGATCTTTGCCGGCGTGCTCGTCGGCTGGGACAAGATCACCGCACCGGCGGTCAACGATGTGGCGGCCGGCTCGCCGCACTGGTTCCCCTATCTGTTCATCACCGTCGCCTGCGGCGCGATTTCCGGCTTCCACAGCATGGTGGCGTCGGGCACGACGTCCAAGCAGCTGGGCAACGAAACCGAAGCACGGTTCGTCGGCTATGGCGGTGCGCTGGGCGAGGGGGCACTGGCGCTGGCCGCAATCCTGGCCTGTACCGCTGGTCTCGGTGCAGCGGGCGACTGGAACACCGCCTATGCCGATTTCGGCGCCGCGTCGGGCGGTGCACTCGGACATTTCGTCGACGGCACCGGACATTTTTTGAGCAATCTGGGTATTCCGGCGACTCTGGGAGCAACCTTCGCGGCGGTGGTGGTGATCACCTTCGCCGGTACCACGATGGATACCGGCGTGCGGCTGCAGCGCTATATTCTTGAAGAGATCAGTGAGCTGGCGGGTATCAAGGCGCTCGCCGGACGCGTGAACGTGCTGACCACGCTGGCCGTGCTGGTGCCGCTGGGGCTGGCCCTGGTGCCCGGCGGCGACGGCAAGGGCTTTGCCTTCGGCCGGCTGTGGACACTGTTCGGCACCACCAATCAGCTCACGGCCGGGCTGGCGCTGTCTGTGATCGGCGTCTGGGTGCTGGCCCGCAACCGCAATCCGCTCGCCGCGCTCATCCCGCTGGTGTTCCTGCTGGTCATGACCACCTGGGCGTTGATCCTCAACCTGTTCGATTTCTTCGCCAAGGGAGATTACCTCCTGTTGGTCATGGATGCGGCGATCTTCATACTGGCCGCCTGGCTTGCGGTCGAGGCGTTCACGGCGTTCAACCGGGAACGCCACAACGCCAGCCAGGCGCAGCCCGCCGAACGATGACGCCGCGGCCCCGGCCGGTCGCCCCGCCGTCGATAGGCGGGGCACGCGCCGTGGGCGCCCATCAGGTGCTGCTGGTACGCGAGCAGGATGGGCAGCACAGCGGCTCGGGTTGCTGCGGCCGGCTCGGCGGATGTCATACCGAACTGGGCGCGGCAGCGGATTTCAGCCACAGCCGTGCGCGCATGCTGCAGATCGGTGAGGTCTACCGCGCGTTGCGGGCGTGTCGGCCGGCACTGGATGTGGTCGTGGTCGATCCGCGCAACGTGGTCTGGCTTTACCCGACGGTCTGGCGCAGCGCGCGCCGTGACGGTCTGGGCCGCTGGGCGGCGCTGCGCTCGATGGCTCGTGCCGGCTCGCCCATGGCCGTGGTCGTCGATGGCGATACCTTGTTCGCTGGCCGTCTGCCGCCGACCGAGCAGGTCGTCGGGCGCATTCTCGAGCGGATCGATCGGCGTTTCGACGCCTGATGACCCGGCGTAGGCTGGGCCAGGCTCGTCCAAATACCACCCGTAATCGAGGTGCTTCATGAGCCGTGACAAGAGCGTCTGGCAACGTATCAACGACTACCACGACGAATTGTTCATGGCCCCTTGGCGGGCCGGTATCGCACGTCAGGCTCGCGCCGAAGAGGACGCGCTGGTTGCACTGTTGTTTCTCGAAGCGCTCGGAATTCCGGGCCCGGCAGACTACTACGCGCTGGAACTCTATCCCGATCTGATCGAGGCGTTTCATCGCTGGCATCAGCGCATGGGCATGGACACCTTCCCCGAAGCCGGCGTTTGCTGCTGAGCGGCGCGGTCACGACCGGTCTCCGTGCCGGCCGACACTTGTTTGCAATGGAGCCGCCCGATGGCGCATACGCACGCCCACGACGAGCCGACCCGTTTCTATCTGTTCGGTGGCAAGGGCGGGGTCGGCAAGACCACGCTCGCGGCAGCCAATGCATTGCGTCTGGCCGCTGGCGGCAGCCGAACGTTGCTGGTTTCTACCGATCCCGCCCATTCGGTGTCGGATCTGCTGGGCCGGCGCCTGGGCGCCGAACCGAGCGCAGCCGGCGAGCATCTCTGGGCGATGGAGATCGATCCCGAGGCGGATGCGCGTGATTATGTCGAAGGAATTCGCGAGGACGCGCGGGAGGCCGTCTCCAAGGCGGTGCTGCCGGCGCTGGATAGGCATCTGAAGCTGGCAGTACAGGCTCCGGGTACTGCCGAATCTGCTCTGTTCGACCGCTTCACCCGCATCATGACCTGGTGTCCAGAGCGTTTCGATGCGGTGGTCTTCGACACCGCCCCCAGTGGCCATACGCTACGCCTGCTGACGTTGCCGTCCATGCTCGGTGCCTGGGTCGAAGGTCTGGCCGGCCAGCGTGCCAAGGTCAACAAGCTCCAGGGCATGTGGCGCAACATGGCCGGGGTGTCCGAGCCCCAGCGCGAGGATCGTGTGTTGGCACGGTTGCGCCAGCGTGCCGATCGTTTTGCCACGGCGCGCCAGCGTCTGCATGCCGAAGCGGTGTTTCATCCGGTGATGCTTGCCGAACGGCTGCCGATCGAGGAGACCGCGCGCGTCGTCGAGCAACTGGCGGAGACCCGTATCCCCGTGGGGGCGATCTATGTCAACCGGCTATGGCCGGCCGAGCCCGCGAGTGCGTTCATCACCGAGCGCGTAGCCCAGCAGGATGCGTATCTCGACGAGATTCGGCGCCGCTTTGCCGATCATCGTCTGATCGAGGTCGCCCAGAGCGCCCGCGACGTGGTGGGCCGCGATCAGCTCGAAGCGCTGGCGGCCTGGCTGCCGGATAGCGCCTGACGATGCGCCGGGACTGCGCCAATAGGACAGGTTACCCCGGCCGCCGATCGTGCCATGATTGAACGAAGTGGCGCGGGACCGCGATGGCGTGGAGACCATGGACCATATTGCAAGCAGGGTCATCGAACGACACGGGCTCGGCGGAACCTGGTGGTACGACCTGGAGACCCGCCAGTTATGGTGGTCTGAAGGGATCTACCGGATCCACGATATCGAGCCCGAGGCCTATACGCCGAGCCCGGAAACGGTGGGGCAGTTCTACGAGCCCGAATCCCGTGCTCGTGTTCGCGAGGCGATCGACCGGGCGGTCCACGAACACATCGGCTGGAGCCTCACGCTGTTGCTACGTCGGCGCAACGGCGAGTTGCGCTATGTACACTCCGTAGCCGGCGTCGAGGTGCGCAGCGGCAAGGCGCCGCTGTTGGCCGGTGCATTCTTTGACATTCATGCGCCAACCGTCGAGCGTATCGAACGCGAAACCCGGCGGCATCGTCAGTCGGAGCAGCAGAGCCGCCGATGGCGCATTGCCGGCGAGAACGCCGGGCTGGCACTGATCGATTTCGACAGCCAGATCTACCGCGTCTCGGGGGCATTCGCACGTCATATCGGACTCAGCGATGGCGGAGAGGTCGAGATTGACGCCGAACAATGGCTGGCCTTCGTCCACCCCGAGGACCGTCTGGTTCGCCACCGTCGCCTGCTCGCCCATCTCGCCGGCGAGAGCGCGTTCTACGTCTGCGAATATCGGCTGCGGCTGGGCGGCGACCAGGACCTGTGGGTGCGAGAGGCCGGCCGTCGCGCCGCCGAAGACGAGGATGTCGGCGGCGACCGCATGATCGGCACATTGTCCGACATCACCGACCGCAAGCTGGCCGAGCGCGCGGTGTTCGACGCCAAGGAACTGGCCGAGGTGACTTTCGAGGCGATCGGCGAAGGCCTGATACGGGTCGACCGCGAGGGCCGTATCAGCGAAATCAATTCGGCCGGCTGCGCGCTGCTGGCGCGTGATGCGGCAAGCACCATCGGCCAGCGCTTCGTCGACGTCGTGCAACTCTACGAGGCAGCCCGGGACCGGCTGCTGCCGGATCCGGTGGCCGAAGTGATCGAACACGGCGAGCGCGTGCGCGTGCCGATCTTCAGCCGGCTCCGACGGGCGGACGGCGCATTTCTGGCGATCGTCGACTCGGTTTCGCCGATCCACGACGAAGCCGGCGCCGTTCGGGGCGTGGTGTTCGTGTTCCAGGACATCAGCGAGGCCCGGCGCATGACCGAAGAGCTCGTGCATCAGGCCAGCCATGATCCGCTGACCGGCCTGCTCAACCGACGTGGCTTCGAAGAGGCGCTCGAACGCGCCTGGCACCAGGTCAACGCCGGTCAGCGCAAGGCCTGCGTGATGTATCTGGACCTGGATCATTTCAAGACCATCAACGATCGCTTCGGCCACGCGATCGGCGACGCGCTGCTGCGCGAAGTCGCCGAGGCCTTTCGCCAGATCCTGCGCAGCTCCGACGTACTGGCGCGTCTGGGCGGTGACGAGTTCGCCGCGATCGTCGAGTCGGCCGCGCCGGAAGATGTCGATACCATCGCTCGCAAGCTCATAAAAGCTGCGCGCAAGATCCACGTAAAAGCCTGTCGACGCACGTTGCCGCTCGGTGTGAGCCTTGGCGTCGCGGTGATCGAGCCGGGCCTGATCTCCGGCGAGGCGGCCCTCAACAAGGCCGATATCGCGCTATATCGGGCCAAGACGGCCGGCCGCGGCCGTTACCAGTTCCACGACGACTCTGCGGTCGATTCGCCCTGGGCGGACAATCAACTCGACGGACGCATGCGCAAGTAAATCCGTACGTGCTGCGGTATCGGTCAACCCGCGCATCCGCGCTGGCGATATGCACGGCCTCGGGCCGGCATCGCAGCAGGCGCATCGCGACAGGTGTCAGCGGGGTGGCCGCCAGACGGATCGCGCGATAGGCCGGACAGGCCACGCTGGCAAACAAGCCCGGGATGAATCACGAGTACATCTTGGCCGGCCCGCTCGAGTCGGCAACCCGCGCGGTGACCACGCCGTTCATCCGCGTCGCCAGGCATCGGACTGCAAGGCGATTCACCTGCCTCGGACTTTCATCGGACCGGCGAGCCGTCGATGACAGCGCGTCTGTAGGGCAGCAATTACCGGGCGATGACCGTCGCAAGACGATTCGATGACGTCTGGCATGAGCACAGTCGTCGCCGGTGACCTTCGATGCAGACGCCAGCGCGGTTCTACGGGGCCGGTGCTCGACAAATGGCTGTCAGGCCCGTATTGACGCAGGCTCGGCCATCCCGCAGGATCCCGGGCCGGCGGACCGGCCCGGCAGCCTTTGGCAGGGCGTGAATCAATCGTCGCGTGGCGTGATCACGACCTTGCCGGAGACCTTGCGCGAGGTCAGTGAGGCAATGGCTTCGCCGCCCCGTGACAGCGGGTAGGTGGCAGCGATATGCGGGCGAAGACGGCCTTCATTGAGCAGCTTGAACAGCGCGGCGAGATCGGCGGCGTTGTTCTCGGGCTCTTTCTTGACGAACGCGCCCCAGAACACGCCCACGATCGAGCAGCCCTTGAGCAGGGCCAGGTTGAGCGGCGGTTTGGGAATGTCGCCAGCGGCAAAGCCGACCACCAGCAGACGACCGCGCCAGGCCGTGCCGCGCAGAGCGGCTTCGGTATACGGTCCGCCGACCGGATCATAGACCACATCGACGCCGCGCCCGCCGGTTCGTTCCTTGATGGCGGTCTTCAGGTCCTCGTTGGCATAGTTGATCGTCTCGTCCGCGCCGTGTTCGACACAGACAGCCAGCTTTTCGTCGCTGGAGGCCGCGGCGATCACGTGGGCGCCCATTGCCTTGCCCAGTTCCACGGCGGCCAGACCCACGCCGCCCGAGGCGCCCAGCACGAGCAATGTTTCGCCTTCGGCCAGCGCGGCCCGGTCGGCCAGGGCGTGATACGTCGTGCCGTAGGTCATGACGAACGCCGAGGCGGTGACATAGTCCGCACCCTTGGGCATCGGAATGACGCGGTCGGCGTTGGTGGCGACCTGTTCGGCAAACGCGCCGTAGGTCGTGAACGCGATGACGTCGTCGCCGACCTTCACATGGCGAACGTTGTCGCCGATCGCGGCGACCACGCCGGCGAGTTCGCCGCCGGGCGCGAACGGCAGCTCCGGCTTGGTCTGATACTTGTCCTCGATGATCAGGCTGTCCGGGAAGTTCACAGCGGCTGCATGGACATCGATGAGTACCTGATCCGGGCCGATCTCGGGCGTCGGCATCTCTTCGACGACCAGCGTCTCGGGCGGACCGAACTGCTTGCACAGCAATGCTTTCATGCAAATTTCCTCGTGGTGGGTGGCGTCCGGCCGTGGCGGGTTCGGCCTGACTGGACGCTCGTGCTCGAACGATCGTTCGCCGTAGTGTGCCCGACGCGCGCGCCCGATGCGACGCGCGTACGCATCGCTTTCGCGGCCGCTGGCTTGTATGTTCTAGAACGTCATCAATCGCTGACAAGGTATGCCCGGATGTATGGATCGGTCTTCCGTGATGAATTGTTCGCCGGCCAGACGATCCTGGTGACCGGTGGCGGCTCGGGCATCGGCCGCTGCACCGCACATGAGTTGGCTCGCCTGGGGGCGATGGTCATCGTCGCCGGGCGCCGGGCCGAACGTCTGGATGCCACGGCCGCCGAAATCGTTGCCGACGGCGGCCGGGCGGCCACCGCGGTTTTCGATATACGTGACGAGGACGCGGTGGCGGGCTCGATTGCCGAGCTGCTGGCGGCCCACGGCCCCATCTGCGGGCTGGTCAACAACGCCGGGGGCCAGTATCCGGCGCCCCTGGCCGAGATCGGCCGGAAAGGCTGGGATGCGGTGGTGGCCAGCAATCTGACCGGCGGTTTTCTGGTCGCGCGCGAGCTGTACAACCAGTGCATGGCCGCGGATGGCGGGGCGATCGTCAACATGCTCGCCGACATGTGGAACGGCATGCCCGGGATGGGTCACAGCGGCGCTGCGCGCGCCGGCATGCTCAATTTCACCGAATCCGCCGCGGTGGAATGGGCGGCCTCCGGCGTGCGAGTGAATGCGGTCGCACCCGGCTACATCGCGTCCTCGGGCATGGATCATTACGATCCGGCCTTTGCCCGGGCGATGATGCCCCGTTGTGCGGCCGCCACGCCGCTCAAGCGAATGGGTGAAGAGGCCGAGGTAGCCGCGGCCATCGTGTTCCTGCTGTGCCCGGCGGCGGCCTACATCACGGGCGGCTGTATCAAGATCGACGGCGGTTCGAGTCTGGCATCGGGCCTGTTCGGGCTGGCTGATCACGATCGCAGTACACCGTTTCGAGGCTTCCACCGCGCCGCGCCGCCCAGGGCCGCCCAGGGGCTGGACAGGAACGACTAAGCAGAAGGCTCTACGCGAGCGCGCCGCTTGCCCGAGCCCGGGCAGGACAGACGGTGCCCGCAGACCGCAGACCGCAGACCGCAGACCGCAGACCGCAGACCGCAGATGAGGCACAGACCGGGTCAGCAGCCGGGCACCGTCGGTGGCGCATAGCGGGCGAGCACGGTTTTCGCTGCTTCCTCGCAGGTGCGCGCGATCTTGGCATCGGACGGCCGGCGTGCATCGTTAAGCATGCGCGGCCAGAACACGACGGCCGAGATCATGCCCAGAAACTGTTCCGCGGCCAGCCCGGGATCGACCACGCTCAGCGAGCCGAGCGTGTCTTCGCGGGCGAAATATTCGCGTACTGCGGCCAGAAACGGCCCATGTCCGCGCTCTTCCAGCGCGTGGCCCATCTCCGGCGCCCGCAATGCTTCGGCGATCAGCGCTCGCACCAGCGGATGGAAATAGGGGGTGAGGATCCGCCGGGCGTACTGGTGCGCGATCGCCGGCAGCGTCTGAGCGGGCCGGCCGCCGGGCCAGTCCGTGGAGGCGTCGGGCGACTCGCCCAGAAACGGTCGCTCGATGATCTGGGCGAACAGCTCGTCCTTGGACGGGAAATGTCGATACAGCGTTGCGGTCGATACATCGGCGGCGCGAGCGATGCGTGCCAGGCTGGTACCGGCAAAGCCACGGGCGAGAAAGCATTCGAGCGCGGCGTCGAGGATCGCGTTGCGCTTGGCCGTGGATATCTGACGCTGATAGGCAGCGGCCGGACTGGCGCGGTTCATGGCAGTGACTGTGAACGGGTCATCGCTGCAGTCTAGTACGGATCAGCTGTATCCTAAACTGAGTCACTCGACTTGACTTAGAATGTCCGGCGTTTCAATCTGAGAAGGGGCGCTCGGGCCGGTTGGCGGCACGGGTCCTTAAACGGCTATCGGGAGGTGAGCCATCGCAGCTTCGGCCATACGTATCGGTTGTGCCTCGGCATTCTGGGGCGACAGCAATGCCGCCGCAGCGCAGCTGATCGCCAAGGGCGGGCTCGATTATCTGGTGTTCGACTATCTGTCGGAGATCACCTTGTCGATCCTGGCGGCCAAGCGCCAGCGC from the Salinisphaera sp. T31B1 genome contains:
- a CDS encoding NADPH:quinone oxidoreductase family protein, which codes for MKALLCKQFGPPETLVVEEMPTPEIGPDQVLIDVHAAAVNFPDSLIIEDKYQTKPELPFAPGGELAGVVAAIGDNVRHVKVGDDVIAFTTYGAFAEQVATNADRVIPMPKGADYVTASAFVMTYGTTYHALADRAALAEGETLLVLGASGGVGLAAVELGKAMGAHVIAAASSDEKLAVCVEHGADETINYANEDLKTAIKERTGGRGVDVVYDPVGGPYTEAALRGTAWRGRLLVVGFAAGDIPKPPLNLALLKGCSIVGVFWGAFVKKEPENNAADLAALFKLLNEGRLRPHIAATYPLSRGGEAIASLTSRKVSGKVVITPRDD
- a CDS encoding diguanylate cyclase — translated: MDHIASRVIERHGLGGTWWYDLETRQLWWSEGIYRIHDIEPEAYTPSPETVGQFYEPESRARVREAIDRAVHEHIGWSLTLLLRRRNGELRYVHSVAGVEVRSGKAPLLAGAFFDIHAPTVERIERETRRHRQSEQQSRRWRIAGENAGLALIDFDSQIYRVSGAFARHIGLSDGGEVEIDAEQWLAFVHPEDRLVRHRRLLAHLAGESAFYVCEYRLRLGGDQDLWVREAGRRAAEDEDVGGDRMIGTLSDITDRKLAERAVFDAKELAEVTFEAIGEGLIRVDREGRISEINSAGCALLARDAASTIGQRFVDVVQLYEAARDRLLPDPVAEVIEHGERVRVPIFSRLRRADGAFLAIVDSVSPIHDEAGAVRGVVFVFQDISEARRMTEELVHQASHDPLTGLLNRRGFEEALERAWHQVNAGQRKACVMYLDLDHFKTINDRFGHAIGDALLREVAEAFRQILRSSDVLARLGGDEFAAIVESAAPEDVDTIARKLIKAARKIHVKACRRTLPLGVSLGVAVIEPGLISGEAALNKADIALYRAKTAGRGRYQFHDDSAVDSPWADNQLDGRMRK
- a CDS encoding SDR family oxidoreductase, translated to MYGSVFRDELFAGQTILVTGGGSGIGRCTAHELARLGAMVIVAGRRAERLDATAAEIVADGGRAATAVFDIRDEDAVAGSIAELLAAHGPICGLVNNAGGQYPAPLAEIGRKGWDAVVASNLTGGFLVARELYNQCMAADGGAIVNMLADMWNGMPGMGHSGAARAGMLNFTESAAVEWAASGVRVNAVAPGYIASSGMDHYDPAFARAMMPRCAAATPLKRMGEEAEVAAAIVFLLCPAAAYITGGCIKIDGGSSLASGLFGLADHDRSTPFRGFHRAAPPRAAQGLDRND
- a CDS encoding ArsA family ATPase is translated as MAHTHAHDEPTRFYLFGGKGGVGKTTLAAANALRLAAGGSRTLLVSTDPAHSVSDLLGRRLGAEPSAAGEHLWAMEIDPEADARDYVEGIREDAREAVSKAVLPALDRHLKLAVQAPGTAESALFDRFTRIMTWCPERFDAVVFDTAPSGHTLRLLTLPSMLGAWVEGLAGQRAKVNKLQGMWRNMAGVSEPQREDRVLARLRQRADRFATARQRLHAEAVFHPVMLAERLPIEETARVVEQLAETRIPVGAIYVNRLWPAEPASAFITERVAQQDAYLDEIRRRFADHRLIEVAQSARDVVGRDQLEALAAWLPDSA
- a CDS encoding TetR/AcrR family transcriptional regulator, giving the protein MNRASPAAAYQRQISTAKRNAILDAALECFLARGFAGTSLARIARAADVSTATLYRHFPSKDELFAQIIERPFLGESPDASTDWPGGRPAQTLPAIAHQYARRILTPYFHPLVRALIAEALRAPEMGHALEERGHGPFLAAVREYFAREDTLGSLSVVDPGLAAEQFLGMISAVVFWPRMLNDARRPSDAKIARTCEEAAKTVLARYAPPTVPGC